The Primulina eburnea isolate SZY01 chromosome 8, ASM2296580v1, whole genome shotgun sequence genome contains a region encoding:
- the LOC140839211 gene encoding uncharacterized mitochondrial protein AtMg00860-like encodes MVNEVKEGVELNIEDIPVVQEFSDVFPKELPGMVPDREIEFKINLVPAFMDLMNRVFKPFLDKFVVVFIDDILVYSPSEDDHKEHLQLTLQMLREKELYAKFKKCEFWLKSVTFLGHIISKEGVSVDPKKVEAITGWPIPKTVTENRSFLGLAGYYRKFVEGFSSIATPLTKLTQKNSKFNWSEECEKSFQTLKEKLASTPVLVLPTEDKSFTIYSDASKEGLGCVIMQEGRVIAYALRQLKPSSKSQVFVHTERIEHEVEKMD; translated from the exons ATGGTAAATGAAGTGAAAGAAGGAGTCGAGCTCAATATAGAAGATATTCCAGTGGTACAAGAATTTTCGGATGTCTTTCCAAAAGAGTTACCTGGAATGGTCCCGGACCGTGAGATAGAATTCAAGATTAACTTGGTACCAG ctttcatggatctcatgaacagagtATTCAAGCCATTTCTCGACAAATTTGTTGTGGTATTTATCGATGACATTCTCGTATATTCCCCAAGTGAAGATGATCACAAAGAACATCTTCAACTGACTCTTCAGATGTTAAGAGAAAAAGAGTTATACGCGaaattcaagaaatgcgaattctggctaaaAAGTGTGACTTTCTTAGGccatatcatttcaaaagaaggaGTATCTGTGGACCCTAAAAAGGTGGAAGCAATCACCGGCTGGCCGATACCTAAGACAGTAACTGAAAATCGAAGCTTTCTGGGattggcaggttactatcgaaaatttgttgaaggttTCTCTTCAATAGCTACGCCTCTTACAAAACTCACACAAaagaactcaaaatttaactgGAGTGAGGAGTGTGAAAAGAGCTTCCAAACGCTCAAGGAAAAGCTTGCATCTACACCAGTACTAGTTCTACCCACTGAGGACAAAAGCTTTACCATTTATAGTGACGCATCAAAAGAGGGTTTAGGATGCGTAATCATGCAAGAAGGAAGAGTAATCGCATATGCATTAAGACAATTGAAGCC ATCATCAAAGTCTCAAGTATTTGTTCACACAgaaagaattgaacatgaggtaGAGAAGATGGATTGA